The genomic segment cgcactgtgagacccgacacaccccaaaatggtcctgacacactgtgagatccaacacacccctgacagtgacctgacgcactgtgagacgccacacagccctgacagggtcctgacacacattgcgatcccatacacacctgagagggttctgactcaCTGTTAGATCCCCcacaacagcatcctgacacactgtgagaccccccacaaccaccacaagatcctgacacactgtgaaaccgcacaaaccactcacagtgccctgacacacagtgaaaccccacacacccctgacagggacctgacacactgtgagaccccacacacccgtgacagggttcagaaacactgtgagaccccacacaccccagaggggtcctgacacactgtgagaccacacacccctgacaagggcctgacacactgcgagaccccacacaaccctggcagggtcctgacacactgtgagaccccacacacccctgacagggtcctgacacactgtgagaccccacacacccctgacagggacctgacacactgtgagaccccacacacccctgacagggacctgacacactgtgagaccccacacaaccctggcagggtcctgacacactctgagacccccCACCCCAagaaaagggtcctgacacactgtgaaaccccgcaAACCagtaacagggtcctgacacactgcaaAACCCCAGAAACccgtgacagcgtcctgacagactgtgagaccccacacacccctgacagggtcctgacacactgtgagaccgcacacacccctgacagggtcctgacacactgtgagaccgcacacacccctgatagtGTCCCGACGCACGGTGAAACACTGACACATtgtgggtcctgacacactatgatccctcaaacaaccctgagagggtcctgacacactctgagaccccacacacccctgacaggctcttgatacactgtgaaaccccacacacccctaacagtgtcctgacacactgtaagaccccacacacccctgagagggacctgacacactgtgagaccccacacacccctgagagggacctgacacactgtgagaccccacaggccccaaaaggttcctgacacactgtgagaccccaattaATGCAATAGCTTTGAGCTAACTCTTGTGTATTTAAATACCGAGTTCTGAGTTGAGGCATCTAACAGTTTGTTCACTgtctgttcccatggaagatgttcaacagaaacacaaggagactctgcgggcacaaactgaaacactgagagtgaacacgatcctgatgagggagaaggtgaaggttttccagctggttgatcgatacgctgagctcacaGTCATTTCTACTGTccgagatcggagactggtggaacatgagctgctggcaagaggcagagaccacgaggagtggagagaggaacatcTCCGCAGAGAGCTGGAAAAAATCCGCACTGATCAGCTgttccagagcagcttttccTGGAGTAAATCCAAATCTGGGAGTTCGGCAACAGTGGCCGGAGTCCCGGGAATCGGGAAAACAACActggtacaaaagattgtttatgactgggccacagggaaaatataccaacaattccagtttgtcttcagtttcaaattccgggaTTTAAACACCATTGACTGTCGAATAAACCTGAaggaactgattctggatcagtatccttactttgggaatatcctgagagaggtctggaagaacccagagggattgctgtttatatttgatggtttggatgaattcaatgacaaaattgattttgctgacagtcaGAGAAACACAGAACCTCGGTCCACATGCACAGATCCTGAATTCAAGTGCaaggtgtctgacattgtgtacagtttaatccagcacaagctgctcccagggtgttcagtgctggtgaccacccgccccactgcgttacatttattggaaaaggcaGAGATCGGTGTCatggctgaaatcctgggatttgttgggaAGGAACGGAAGGAGTATTTcatcaggcattttgaagatcagacagtggcagcagctgttttcaaacacgtgaaggagaacgagatcctgtacaccatgagctacaacccctcctactgctggatcctcgctctggcactgggccccttcttcacacaaagagtcagggacccgcagcgagttcccaagaccatcacccaactgtattcctactatatttacaacatcctgaaaaaccacggccgtgagatagagaacccccgtgatgtgttactcagggttggtcagatggccttcagaggagtgttcgagaagaagattgtgtttacagatggagatttaatcaactacaatctgcagccttcccagttcctgtccgggttcctgatggagcttttggagagagaggattctgcccggagcgtggtgtacacattcccacacctcaccatccaggagtttgcagctgcagtcgcacaattcctgaatccacatcccggagatatcctgaaattcctcactgaagcccacagcACGACAGATGGTcgatttgaggtatttctccgttttgttgctggtctctccaacccaatgacagctcggggcctggaggagtttctgggtccgtttcctcatcaaacaacctgccgggtgattgactgggtgaaggaggaggttaaacgccagagtggaaacacggggagtgaagctggtaaaaggagtctcctgaacacattgcactacctgtttgagtctcagaatcgtggactggctcaggccgcactgggatctgtgaaaacactttcattccgtggaatgacactgaccccgattgactgcgcggtcctgtctcatgtcatcggacactgtgatacaataaaacacctcAACCTGGTGAACTGCaacattcagtgtgaaggaatccagcggctgggacccgggctgcacaagtgccgGGAGTTGGGGTAACTTGATTTATCTCTCACTCTGAACTGTGAAACTCTCCCATTGTGTTGTTTCAGTGTAAAGGGATTTTGGTAAAACTGTGATAAATACGATTGTGAAGAATTGTGACAAATGCCATCACCCTtcgtcctgtgggatctctcttccccatccccgttCCTCCTTCATCCCTGCCCCTCCCGACCCTCTCACATCAGGAACACGTTTCTGACCATCGGGGAATGAGACagactatgtggagtttgcagggtcacaccgacagactaaattactgacattcggtgaataccctggagctgggcagtgagggacattgacagtgatgggaactccgatcagtggtttactgaagggtttaatgtttcctgaaatatccgagtgagagaaattccctcagacccgcggtttgaatcactttgttcatcaatttgtctgtttgtgtttagactgagtgttaataaactgggagattcaggagtgaaactggtgtctgcggctctgaggaacccggagtgtaaaatacagaaactgtggtaagtaccagactgtgggagattgtgtttacagtcactgggtgtctgacactgaacattaatgtgatcagtaattgtgttactgataaacactggggatttgtaccgtctcctgtctctctgtgtccttcaccctcactctctctcatctccaggctgaggggtgtcggtctcacagattctggtgccgaggatctcgtctcctctctcagtacaaacccatcactgacggagctggacCTGGGAACAAACTCGCTGACAGAccgatctgtccccgctctccgccgcctcatactgaccctcccgagtcTGAAGCGGATCTGGTGAGTGTTTGtgttaatgttcaatgtgataaaatatcagcggatccgcgggttttctggtgatatttgtTTGTGAGTGTTgtcccctgttactgacactgttgtgtgatctgtttatttcatctttattctcCCATCTGTTTCAGTCTGGAGGACAATCGGTTCAGTGGGACCGGGAGGAAGGAACTGAGATCTCTGCAGGAACCCAGACCCGGACTGACAGTGACCGtgtgaacatctgaatgtgtgaaCATCCCCGCCCGCGGGATGCCGACAGTTTAGCCGATTCCCCGCCCTCCCCTTTAACTCccgccccccaccttccccttaccTTTAATGGCCGCGcgccaggtttaattcccaaccGTTTTTAACGGAACTAGCTTTAGGCTCGCGCTGTGCGTCGCTCGCTGTTCTCCCGTGGTGACGTATTTCCGCCTCCTGTCCAGCGGCGCTGCTTCTGCCGGATGTGCGCGTTCGGGACCCCGGGGAATGACACAGACAGGAAGAGCCCGggggccggggctcagtctgGGACACCGGTGTCCCGGGGTGGGATTATCCCGGGAGTACGTAATGCTGgctggccagctgcgttcacgGGCAACTTTTACGTTTCATGCCGGGGAATTACACAGACAGGAAGGGCCCGATGATGGCGGGTTTTTTCTGAGACaccggcgtggataacttcactcacatcaactctgaactgattccacaacctacggactcactttcaaataaTTTACAACTCGTGtcattattatttaatattttatttgcacaaattTCCCTTCCTTTGCACGTTGCTTGTTGGTTAGTCTTtgtttttgtatagtttttcataaattctgctatattgatttattgtcctgtaaatgactgcaataaaatgaatctcggggtagtatatggtgacaaataagaactttgataataaacaacacgcatcaaagttgctggtgaacgcagcaggccaggcagcatctctaggaagaggtgcagtcgagacccttcgtcaggactaactgagggaagagtgagtaagggatttgaaagtgggagggggagggggagatccaaaatgataggagaagacaggagggggagggatggagccaagagctggacaggtgattggcaaaggggcatgagaggatcatgggacaggaggtccagggagaaggaaaagggtgaggagggggaacccagaggatgggcaaggggacaAAAAAGGGAAATGATAAAtaaagtcccatcacacactcccggggtcaaacacagcaTGAAACTCCCTctataccatcccatcacacactcccggggtcaaacacagagtgaatctcccaccacaccgtcccatcacacactcccggggtcagacacagcgtgaatctcccaccacaccgtcccatcacacactcccggggtcagacacagcgtgaatctcccaccacaccgtcccatcacacactcccggggtcagacacagagtgaatctcccaccacaccatcccatcacacactcccggggtcaaacacagagtgaatctcccaccacaccgtcccatcacacactctcgaggtcagacacagagtgaatctcccaccacaccgtcccatcacacactcccggggtcagacacagcgtgaatctcccaccacaccgtcccatcacacactcccggggtcagacacagcgtgaatctcccaccacaccgtcccatcacacactcccggggtcagacacagcgtgaagctccctccacaccgtcccatcacacactcccggggtcagacacagcgtgaatctcccaccacaccatcccatcacacactcccggggtcagacacagcgtgaagctccctccacgccgttccatcacacaatcccagtgactcccttgtccattcgtcccccccacatcccttcccacctatctcccacccagcactaatccttgtaagcggaacaagtgctacacatgcccttacacttcctccctcaccaccattcagggccccagacagtccttccaggtgaggcgagacttcacctgtgagtcggctggggtgatatactgcgtccggtgctcccgatgtggccttctatatattggcgagacccgacgcagactgggagaccgctttgctgaacaactaagccctgtccaccagagaaagcaggatctcccagtggccacacattttaattccacgtcccattcccattctgacatgtctttccacggcctcctctactgtaaagatgaagccacactcagattggaggaacaacaccttatattccgtctgggtagcctccaacctgatggcatgaacattgacttctctaacttcagttaatgccccacctcccccttgtaccccatcccttatttattatttatcattattatttttccccattttttctctcccttttttctccctctgtccctctcactatagtgggttcacctcccctttctttttccctaggcctcctgtcccatgacccccccccccttctccaactctgtataccgtttgccaattaactgtccagctcttggccccatccctccccctcctgtcttctcctgtcatttctgatctccccctccccctcccactttccaatctctgactatctcttctttaaattagtcctgacgaagggtctcgacccgaaacgtcgactgtacctcttcctagagatgctgcctggcctgctgtgttcaccagaatttttgtgtgtgttccttggttaATGTGGCCGCCAGGGATGGAGTGAGACACTGACTTACAATGGTCACAGTCGCACACAGAATCTATGGCGAAGGAACATGCGGTGCCCGTGGATACAATCCCGGGATCGAGTGTCTTATTGGTTATAATAACAgtattttaatttgtgttttatatagtcTTGGGTATTTCATGTATGTTTTAATTCTAATAATTTTGTCATTGAATAAACTAATGTATATATCTCAGAtattcacacatacacatatacatgtgggttttggggaggaggggtgaggggtttgggaggAAGAGGAGTGACGGGACGAGGAGTGGACTGATGAGACGGTGACCGTGGCGAAGTCATTGACTCAATAGGGGACGAAAAGGGGAGGCGAAAGTTCCTGTCACAAACTGGTGGTGACGTGGATAAGATAGAGTCGGGGTGAGGAGGAGTGAAACGACAGGAAGGGAGCGGGAGTGATCTGACCaggaaggagggaaagtaatgggaCGAGGTGGGAGGGGATCTGATGGgacgggaagggaggggaagttgCAGGACCAGGAAAGAGGGGTCTGAAAGGAGAGGGTGGGCAGGAACAGGATGGGGCgtgtgggggaagggtgggtgaTTTCGATCCTTCGCAAATAAGATGGACAGCAAGAAGGAGAGCGCGGACAGGGGAAATGGGGAGCGAGAGGTCGAGACGCGATCTGGGCTGATGGGACGGAGAGTTGAGTGTCTgaacggagggagaggggagagactcaCTCAACGAGAGAGGGAAGGGATCGGGTGAGGGAGCGAAATTTCCCATCGGACAACGTTCACCACCCAGAATGTGTTGGATGGCAGGAGAAAGGACAAGGGGACggagaggggagggtgtcagGAGTGATGGAGTGAGTAGTGGAGAGACTCACAGGGTAACTGAAAGAGAGGGCGATGAGGAGTTGAGATTGAATAAACAGGGAGGGAAgtgagtgggaggtgaggaaaaGGGTGTGACTATTTCTACGATGCTGGGAGAGCGGTTTCAATGATAACCATCACAAAATGGCCACCAGCCAGGGTGAGAGGGGCGGTGATAGAGGGGACAGAGAGCGGAGTGTGTCAGGAGTGACCGGATGCCGCGGGTGGGACAGGGCGACTCGTAACAAGGGAGCTTGAACTGGGGGGTTCCCACGGGGAGGAATGTGACCACGGGAATGTTacccaccaacccccacccccaactccgtCTCCAAAATCCGGccttgattttcctttcaggccGCTCGGCCCGAATCCTTTGGGCTGTCCCGTGGAGCGGGGAACGTGTCGTCACTGGGGCCCGTCAGAGGCCGGGGTGGGCGCCGGTTCgctggagaagatggaggcgAGGTCCGGCGGTGCGAGCTGGTTAGCGTGGAtcaccaccattctctgtgggtgggggagagggagggatcagattgaggaggggacgggagaaagagaaggtgaggagaggagacaggaTCCACTACCCACTCccacagcctctctctccctccgtccctctctccaccccctctgtccctccatctcttcctcccacctctctctccccctccctatcctcctctccccacccctttcattccctttctgcccccatctctctctcttgctccctcccatctctccccaccctctttccatctccccccatctctcccacccACGTCCCATCCCCCGCCGCCCACCCCCCCCAGGTGCACAGGAAGATCCCACTCACCACCGGAGGCCGCACGGCGCAGCACTCGAGGTTCCTGCAGTTGACGATGGCCGTGAGGACGGACATCACCAGGGAGACCAGGCAGTTCACCAGCAAAATCACCGTCACCCCGCTCACAGACCTCTGccagacggagagagggagacatggggtgagagagggagagagaagggctcgggccggggaagagagagacagaagaggggggagagagggtaggGTCGGGAGCGGGAGTTTGGGGTAGGCGGAGGtgggagacccagacggggaggAAGAGACTGGGGGGCGATGGGTGAGGAagagagggggtgggtgggagagagatggggagaaagaggagaggcgGCAGAGAATAGTTGATAAAGGGAGAG from the Mobula birostris isolate sMobBir1 chromosome 13, sMobBir1.hap1, whole genome shotgun sequence genome contains:
- the LOC140208575 gene encoding NACHT, LRR and PYD domains-containing protein 3-like, which encodes MATGGKLNRVRKVLKRFLPGNSLREDDRDMGIKVPKQGQIESDVPMECGPAAAEVEQIQPRDSDVRDTEQNPGTGTSEATVCQPRDSDVRDTEQDPGTGTSEVTVCQPRDSDVRDTDQDPGTGTSEATVCQPRSSLNTELSSPQQGVEPEFTISDLLAQGEEYRLYQLTKFYRDRLKQAIEEKVERLGWMLTKEGHFSREENEKVTELTEKGNRTESSRLFLSLVMGKGSRARRAMWESFVTWRTELPKLDRILREIQELGPDPQEYMNIAQGLSELPTQLIDVQQKHKETLRAQTETLRVNTILMREKVKVFQLVDRYAELTVISTVRDRRLVEHELLARGRDHEEWREEHLRRELEKIRTDQLFQSSFSWSKSKSGSSATVAGVPGIGKTTLVQKIVYDWATGKIYQQFQFVFSFKFRDLNTIDCRINLKELILDQYPYFGNILREVWKNPEGLLFIFDGLDEFNDKIDFADSQRNTEPRSTCTDPEFKCKVSDIVYSLIQHKLLPGCSVLVTTRPTALHLLEKAEIGVMAEILGFVGKERKEYFIRHFEDQTVAAAVFKHVKENEILYTMSYNPSYCWILALALGPFFTQRVRDPQRVPKTITQLYSYYIYNILKNHGREIENPRDVLLRVGQMAFRGVFEKKIVFTDGDLINYNLQPSQFLSGFLMELLEREDSARSVVYTFPHLTIQEFAAAVAQFLNPHPGDILKFLTEAHSTTDGRFEVFLRFVAGLSNPMTARGLEEFLGPFPHQTTCRVIDWVKEEVKRQSGNTGSEAGKRSLLNTLHYLFESQNRGLAQAALGSVKTLSFRGMTLTPIDCAVLSHVIGHCDTIKHLNLVNCNIQCEGIQRLGPGLHKCRELGLSVNKLGDSGVKLVSAALRNPECKIQKLWLRGVGLTDSGAEDLVSSLSTNPSLTELDLGTNSLTDRSVPALRRLILTLPSLKRICLEDNRFSGTGRKELRSLQEPRPGLTVTV